From a single Candidatus Babeliales bacterium genomic region:
- the nusG gene encoding transcription termination/antitermination protein NusG — translation MKRWYVVQIYAGYEDTIQKDMLRRIEEKGLDQYFGQILVPSARLKKMFDVTQQSNGEQQLFPGYLLIEMELVPEAMRLVQSTPKVLKFLGGKEPAPLSQREIDRVISQMKGEVALAAKKSEFVSGSEVEISEGPFAGFVGVIEKVEEENERLTVMVSIFGRMTPIELGFNQVKR, via the coding sequence ATGAAGCGTTGGTACGTAGTGCAGATTTATGCTGGTTACGAAGATACGATACAAAAAGATATGTTGCGGCGGATTGAAGAGAAAGGGCTTGATCAATATTTTGGTCAAATTCTAGTTCCTTCGGCGCGATTAAAAAAAATGTTTGATGTTACTCAGCAAAGTAATGGAGAACAGCAATTATTTCCAGGTTATCTTCTTATTGAAATGGAATTAGTGCCAGAAGCAATGCGTTTGGTTCAATCAACACCGAAAGTTTTAAAATTTTTAGGTGGAAAAGAGCCGGCGCCGCTATCCCAGCGCGAAATTGACCGTGTTATTTCTCAAATGAAGGGAGAGGTAGCATTGGCTGCTAAGAAAAGTGAGTTTGTTTCTGGTAGTGAAGTGGAGATATCAGAAGGTCCATTTGCGGGATTTGTAGGGGTTATTGAAAAAGTTGAGGAAGAAAATGAGCGACTTACGGTTATGGTAAGTATTTTTGGAAGAATGACTCCGATTGAATTAGGGTTTAATCAAGTTAAAAGATAA
- the secE gene encoding preprotein translocase subunit SecE has protein sequence MKNVFQFFVQVRQELGKVVWPSSNELIGSVIVVLILVCAFSIYLGALDLFFYRVAERVF, from the coding sequence ATGAAAAATGTATTTCAGTTTTTTGTGCAAGTAAGGCAAGAGTTAGGAAAAGTTGTTTGGCCGAGTTCGAATGAGTTAATTGGATCGGTCATTGTTGTGTTAATATTAGTATGCGCATTTTCGATATATCTCGGTGCGCTGGATTTATTTTTTTATAGGGTTGCGGAACGTGTGTTTTAA
- the rpmG gene encoding 50S ribosomal protein L33 — MAKKKRTVTHLSCESCKERNYTQEVSGQRSIGSLKLSKYCSRCRQHTAHKETK, encoded by the coding sequence ATGGCAAAGAAAAAAAGAACAGTAACGCATTTAAGTTGTGAGAGTTGCAAAGAGCGAAATTACACACAAGAAGTTTCGGGGCAACGCTCGATAGGTTCTTTAAAATTAAGTAAGTATTGCTCGCGCTGTCGTCAGCATACTGCGCATAAAGAGACCAAGTAG
- the tsaE gene encoding tRNA (adenosine(37)-N6)-threonylcarbamoyltransferase complex ATPase subunit type 1 TsaE, whose amino-acid sequence MKKFIIKIEDIDKVVNELKDLMNHCQVFTFEGPLGAGKTTIIRHLLRKCNIHQPITSPTFNYVNVYENIQGQLFYHFDLYRIQSVDEFLEAGFDEFLYLENSWAFIEWPEVIEPLLKKNVCRVVIDFYNNQRKISYTVSL is encoded by the coding sequence ATGAAAAAATTCATTATTAAAATAGAAGACATTGATAAGGTAGTGAATGAACTTAAAGATCTTATGAATCACTGCCAAGTATTTACTTTTGAAGGGCCATTAGGAGCTGGTAAAACAACTATTATTCGGCATTTACTCAGAAAATGTAATATACATCAACCAATTACGAGTCCAACATTTAATTACGTCAATGTATATGAAAATATACAGGGGCAACTGTTTTATCATTTTGATCTATATCGCATACAATCAGTTGATGAATTTTTAGAGGCAGGTTTTGATGAGTTTTTATATCTTGAAAATAGTTGGGCATTTATCGAATGGCCCGAAGTTATTGAGCCTCTTTTGAAAAAAAATGTATGCCGTGTTGTAATAGATTTTTATAATAATCAACGCAAAATTAGCTATACTGTTTCCTTATAA
- a CDS encoding NYN domain-containing protein, whose translation MIIVIDAYNLLKQRFQSDISDEEKSNYIQMLNKYARKKKHKVVLIFDGGYFAMPSREKIGQVIIIYPGRDKSADDAIKEYLYTHKNKDLVLVSSDRELVDYADEFDIVSIDSLAFDSYIEQAVQKPTEQTIISDEQIYKLHPEQINKELDLLMQEASQVLIKKPEEDEFVIKKESSLSKKERKVMAILKKL comes from the coding sequence ATGATAATAGTTATAGATGCGTATAATTTACTAAAGCAACGATTTCAGAGCGATATTTCAGATGAAGAAAAAAGTAATTATATTCAGATGTTGAATAAATATGCGCGTAAAAAAAAACATAAAGTAGTTCTTATTTTTGATGGCGGTTATTTTGCAATGCCTTCACGCGAAAAAATTGGACAAGTAATCATAATTTATCCAGGAAGAGATAAAAGTGCTGATGATGCAATTAAAGAATATTTATATACACATAAAAATAAAGATTTAGTTCTTGTTTCTTCAGATCGCGAGCTTGTTGATTATGCCGATGAATTTGATATTGTTTCCATCGATTCTTTAGCTTTTGATAGTTATATTGAACAAGCAGTACAAAAACCTACTGAGCAAACAATTATTAGTGATGAACAAATATACAAGCTACATCCAGAACAAATAAATAAAGAATTAGATTTACTTATGCAAGAGGCAAGCCAGGTATTAATAAAAAAACCTGAAGAAGATGAATTTGTAATTAAAAAAGAATCGTCATTGAGTAAAAAAGAACGAAAAGTCATGGCTATATTAAAAAAGTTGTAA
- a CDS encoding ChaB family protein: protein MPYKSITDLPESVQNNLPEHAQEIYLKAYNNAYQEYQDPSKRRDDASLEETSARVAWAAVKKEYEKNNKGKWVKK, encoded by the coding sequence ATGCCCTACAAATCGATTACAGATTTACCCGAAAGCGTCCAAAATAATTTGCCTGAACATGCGCAAGAAATTTATTTAAAAGCTTATAATAATGCATATCAAGAATATCAAGATCCTTCCAAGCGCAGAGATGATGCTTCTTTAGAAGAAACAAGTGCACGAGTAGCGTGGGCCGCCGTAAAAAAAGAATATGAAAAAAATAATAAAGGAAAATGGGTAAAAAAATAA
- a CDS encoding FoF1 ATP synthase subunit gamma translates to MSELIAMRQRIKAVGTIKKVTHAMRLISMSSHSRLKTQKSSLQEFRKALSELIQSILHVLPEWQQPILWPQQENGPTLNIIIGSQKGLCGNFNIHLFHFLEKEITQTNRQELQTIVIGKKAIDYIGNKFGTTVMQFEEFTQGKVLAIAQKIVHHIWHARIPYSSITIYYNFPKSFFAQIPTAYQLIPFQEHITNNIQLNEPFHWEQDPEVILDQLSYFLLQSIVEDILFQSLIAEQASRFIAMDSSTRNASNLLEAMRLDYNKLRQAKITSELTDLVASLQ, encoded by the coding sequence ATGTCAGAACTTATTGCTATGAGGCAACGTATAAAAGCAGTGGGAACAATCAAAAAAGTCACTCATGCAATGCGATTGATTTCAATGTCTTCTCATAGCCGTTTGAAAACACAAAAAAGTTCACTACAAGAATTTCGCAAAGCTTTATCAGAATTAATTCAATCAATTTTGCATGTATTACCAGAATGGCAGCAACCAATCTTATGGCCACAACAAGAAAATGGTCCTACATTAAATATTATTATTGGATCTCAAAAAGGTCTTTGTGGTAATTTTAATATACATCTATTTCATTTTTTAGAAAAAGAAATTACCCAAACCAATCGACAAGAATTACAAACAATTGTCATTGGCAAAAAAGCGATAGATTATATTGGCAATAAATTTGGCACAACCGTTATGCAATTTGAAGAATTTACGCAAGGAAAAGTGCTCGCTATTGCGCAAAAAATTGTCCATCATATTTGGCATGCAAGAATTCCTTATTCTTCAATTACCATTTATTATAATTTTCCTAAATCTTTTTTTGCGCAAATACCTACGGCGTATCAACTCATTCCTTTTCAAGAACATATCACTAATAATATACAACTCAATGAACCATTCCATTGGGAACAAGATCCTGAAGTCATTTTGGATCAACTTTCTTATTTTCTTTTACAAAGTATTGTCGAAGATATTTTGTTTCAATCACTCATTGCCGAACAAGCATCCAGATTTATTGCAATGGATAGTTCTACCAGGAATGCATCTAATTTACTTGAAGCTATGCGTTTAGATTATAATAAACTGCGGCAAGCAAAAATTACCAGCGAACTTACTGATTTAGTTGCTAGTCTTCAATGA
- the murA gene encoding UDP-N-acetylglucosamine 1-carboxyvinyltransferase — MIPAIKKSTDQAKWKRAEDLNLIDNEATGLIVQQSLKLQGQVAISGAKNAVLVIMASLILCDGKSILRNVPASTDVLHMISVLEFLGATVFFDMENHILQVDSSSINSYTVDMELMKKMRASVLVAGPLLVRFGRADIALPGGCSIGPRPIDFHLKNFARMGIEIKVEGDYVHAFAKKCVPTKIVLEYPSVGATENILMTATLTKGKTIIVNASLEPEVIDLIAVLKKMGAHIHIENPATIEIEGVSSLKPIDHTVMMDRLEVGGLLLASAITGGNIYLPEAQANHLEVFLEKLTEMGHSITCEMPRGIRLKATLSPKAVSFRTAPFPGFPTDLQAPMIAALALAEGDSIVHETVFENRFLHIRELQKMGAQIEVNGDRARIRGVERLYGTSVIASDIRASCALVLAGLAAQGSTTIIGIHHWRRGYENLENKLKALGAKISLKTSN; from the coding sequence ATGATTCCAGCAATAAAAAAATCGACTGATCAGGCAAAATGGAAAAGAGCAGAAGATTTAAATTTAATAGATAATGAAGCCACTGGATTGATTGTGCAGCAGTCATTAAAATTACAAGGGCAAGTTGCGATTTCCGGTGCAAAAAATGCGGTGTTGGTAATTATGGCTTCGTTAATTTTATGCGATGGAAAATCAATATTAAGAAATGTGCCAGCATCAACCGATGTATTACATATGATTTCGGTATTAGAGTTTTTGGGAGCAACAGTTTTTTTCGATATGGAAAATCATATTTTGCAAGTCGATAGTTCTTCTATTAACAGTTATACGGTCGATATGGAATTAATGAAAAAAATGCGAGCATCGGTTCTAGTTGCGGGCCCACTTTTAGTACGTTTTGGTAGAGCGGATATCGCATTACCAGGAGGATGTTCAATTGGACCACGTCCAATCGATTTTCATCTAAAAAATTTTGCAAGAATGGGAATCGAAATAAAAGTTGAAGGCGATTATGTACATGCATTTGCTAAAAAATGCGTGCCAACAAAGATTGTGCTTGAGTATCCGAGTGTAGGTGCGACTGAAAATATTTTAATGACAGCAACATTAACAAAAGGAAAAACAATAATTGTGAATGCTTCTTTAGAGCCAGAAGTAATAGATTTAATTGCGGTGCTGAAAAAAATGGGAGCGCATATACATATCGAAAATCCAGCAACTATTGAAATTGAAGGAGTATCATCATTAAAACCTATAGATCATACGGTTATGATGGACCGATTGGAAGTGGGTGGTTTATTGCTTGCGAGCGCAATAACTGGTGGGAACATTTATTTGCCAGAAGCACAAGCAAATCATTTAGAGGTTTTTTTAGAAAAATTAACAGAAATGGGCCATAGCATTACCTGTGAAATGCCAAGAGGAATTAGATTAAAAGCTACGCTTAGTCCAAAAGCAGTTTCGTTTAGAACGGCGCCATTTCCAGGTTTTCCTACTGATTTGCAAGCGCCTATGATAGCGGCTCTTGCGCTCGCAGAAGGTGATAGTATTGTACATGAAACAGTATTTGAAAACCGATTTCTTCATATACGTGAATTACAAAAAATGGGAGCACAAATAGAAGTTAATGGTGATCGAGCTCGTATAAGAGGAGTTGAACGATTATATGGTACGTCAGTTATTGCTTCAGATATTCGTGCGTCTTGTGCGTTAGTATTAGCAGGGCTGGCTGCGCAAGGGAGTACAACTATTATTGGCATTCATCATTGGCGACGTGGTTATGAAAACCTGGAAAATAAATTGAAAGCGCTCGGAGCTAAAATATCATTGAAGACTAGCAACTAA
- a CDS encoding thymidine kinase → MSHNNTQKKGTLEVICGSMFSGKSEELIRRLKRAQLAKKNVLAFKHSLDDRTFIEYVVSHNGNKIKALPIEKAEMILELIPADIEVIGIDEIQFFEQNIINIICNFIEQGKRVIAAGLDLGFNRKPFGAMPLLLSIADHITKLKAICILCGKDAHFTQRLVNNRPAKFEDPTILVGAQEAYQARCRDCHIIDKQPEF, encoded by the coding sequence ATGTCACATAATAATACGCAAAAAAAAGGAACTTTAGAAGTAATCTGTGGCTCAATGTTTTCAGGAAAATCTGAAGAACTTATTCGCAGATTAAAACGAGCACAGCTCGCAAAAAAAAATGTGCTCGCATTTAAACATAGTTTAGATGATCGCACGTTTATAGAATATGTTGTGTCCCACAATGGTAATAAAATTAAAGCGCTGCCAATAGAAAAAGCTGAAATGATTTTAGAATTAATACCTGCTGATATTGAAGTAATTGGTATTGATGAAATACAATTTTTTGAGCAGAATATCATCAACATCATTTGCAATTTTATTGAACAAGGCAAACGAGTGATTGCAGCTGGTTTAGATTTAGGCTTTAACCGAAAACCTTTTGGTGCTATGCCTTTATTACTTTCTATCGCTGACCATATAACCAAATTAAAAGCAATTTGTATACTTTGTGGTAAAGATGCTCATTTTACGCAACGGTTAGTGAATAATAGACCCGCAAAATTTGAAGACCCAACAATATTGGTTGGTGCACAAGAAGCATATCAAGCACGTTGTCGTGATTGTCATATTATTGATAAACAACCAGAATTTTAA
- the radA gene encoding DNA repair protein RadA, which produces MAKQSIEYNCSSCGYRPPKWIGCCPECQAWGSISEISRSLKSSKLGRLQESSLTVLKQVSMSKHQRMLSFIGEWDRVVGGGIMPSSFIILTGDPGIGKSTLLLQIANNLAAHHTVFYFSSEESLEQVRQRAERLDCLHENLLCSDDAQLESIINTCEEKKPDIIIIDSIQNCYSADSQVIPGSIGQLREAGFKLMRLAKEQKIAVILTGHITKEGTIAGPKMLEHMVDAVFYLQGEDRWQTRVLRSVKNRFGPLGELGFFEMQENGLQEVPDINQHLLSEATFNPGSILISYIEGSRPFLLELQALLVPTKFGMPQRIISGIDPKQVILIAAILEKYLQIKLNAHDIFFKVSGGFKIKDSAADLGIALALLSSYFQQPVPEKSIALGELSLTGRIKPINQVGIHIREAEKFGIQHLLLAQNQKFEKTSCNVTSFNSVYQLLSLFDENS; this is translated from the coding sequence ATGGCTAAACAATCGATTGAATATAATTGTTCTTCTTGTGGCTATAGACCACCTAAATGGATTGGTTGCTGCCCTGAATGCCAAGCATGGGGTAGTATTAGTGAAATTTCACGATCATTAAAATCTAGTAAGCTTGGACGCCTGCAAGAATCATCGCTTACCGTTTTAAAACAAGTTTCTATGAGCAAACATCAACGCATGCTTTCTTTTATCGGTGAATGGGATCGCGTCGTTGGCGGTGGCATTATGCCGAGCTCGTTTATCATTTTAACGGGTGACCCTGGCATAGGAAAATCAACTTTGCTTTTACAAATTGCTAATAACTTAGCCGCACATCATACCGTATTTTATTTTTCTTCTGAAGAATCGTTAGAACAGGTGCGCCAGCGTGCTGAACGGTTAGATTGTCTGCATGAAAATTTATTATGTTCTGATGATGCGCAACTTGAATCAATCATCAATACTTGTGAAGAAAAAAAACCGGATATTATTATTATTGATTCAATACAAAATTGTTATTCAGCAGATTCACAAGTTATTCCAGGCAGCATTGGTCAGTTGCGTGAAGCAGGTTTTAAACTAATGCGTTTGGCAAAAGAACAAAAAATAGCCGTGATCTTAACTGGTCATATCACCAAAGAAGGTACAATCGCCGGACCAAAAATGCTTGAACATATGGTTGATGCAGTTTTTTATTTGCAAGGTGAAGACCGTTGGCAAACACGCGTTCTGCGTTCAGTAAAAAATCGGTTTGGCCCACTTGGTGAATTAGGTTTTTTTGAAATGCAAGAAAATGGATTACAAGAAGTGCCTGATATTAATCAACATTTATTAAGTGAGGCAACTTTTAATCCGGGCTCTATATTAATTAGTTATATTGAAGGCTCACGGCCATTTTTATTAGAGCTACAAGCATTATTAGTGCCTACTAAGTTTGGCATGCCACAACGTATTATTTCCGGCATTGACCCAAAACAAGTAATTTTAATCGCAGCAATTTTAGAAAAATATCTGCAAATTAAATTAAATGCTCATGATATATTTTTCAAAGTGAGTGGCGGATTTAAAATAAAAGATAGTGCGGCAGATTTGGGAATTGCTCTGGCATTGCTTTCTAGTTATTTCCAGCAACCCGTACCAGAAAAATCAATCGCTCTCGGTGAATTAAGTTTAACCGGACGTATCAAGCCCATTAATCAAGTTGGTATTCATATTCGCGAAGCGGAAAAATTTGGCATCCAGCATTTATTACTTGCACAAAATCAAAAATTCGAAAAGACCTCTTGTAATGTAACAAGCTTTAATTCAGTGTATCAGTTGCTTTCGCTTTTTGATGAAAATTCTTAA